Genomic DNA from Gossypium hirsutum isolate 1008001.06 chromosome A01, Gossypium_hirsutum_v2.1, whole genome shotgun sequence:
TTAACTACTATGGTATGATCGGGCTTTCTTATTAAGCCACTTGTGATTGTAATATTTCAGGCCTTCTGCAGTTGCAAAACACATGGTGGCAGTCAGTACTAATCTTACGGTATTATTTTTACCTTTAACTTCTTCATTTGAATGATTAAGCATTTGCCGCACTACTATGTACATATTAAAttgtttgttttgggtttttgtGCCACAAATCAAACATTGCTAAGGTGTTAGAGTACAGTGTAACTCGTTTTTGGTAAAACGAAAATGTTTATTCTCTTTTTGCTTGAAGGAGATGGCCCCTTATTATGCATTTCTCTTTCACTTTTTGAATATCCATGCTTCATAGCTTTGTATTTATTCCCTTCCTTGGCAATTGCTAAGGGGCCAATAAACTAGACTGTACATTACATATTATATGCTAGTATTGATCCTATTCAGCTTATAAATGTTTTCCGTGCAGCTTGTTGAAAAGTTCGGAATTGACCCTAATAATGCATTTGCATTCTGGGATTGGGTTGGTGGTCGATACAGTGGTAAGTATTATTCCCTCTCCCCTTGCTTACCTCTAAGCATCATTTGCGATCTTGATTTCTATTGAGGATTGAATCTTTTCTAATTGAACTGTGGAAGTTGACTAATCTTTAAACTGCCATTTGCAGTTTGCAGTGCAGTTGGAGTGTTGCCTTTGTCTCTGCAGTATGGTTTTTCAATAGTAGAAAAGTATGGTAACCTGTTATTGTTTTGACTCTATTGTATTCACTTTTCGAAACCTATAACTTATAACATCCATTAGAAGTCCATATATTATAGGTGAGACAGATTTGTGCAGTTTTGTAGCCTGCTTCAGTGTTCTAAGGAAATACATCATGTAAATATGACAAACAGGATTTAGGAATGAAAggggtttttctttttcatttttccccACGGAGCTCATCTACCATGCAATTCAGTTTTACATGCTGCATTGGGAAGACGTCTCCTTTCTTGGCTAATAGTTGTAGCCAAAAACAATTTCTTTGTAAATCAAGTTGTAGCCTAATGGACAATAAAAATTGTTAGTTGCTAATGCACAGATCTTTAACTTAAAACCATTATTTTGTGAGACAAAACAAGTTACAATACTATGAGAACCTCCAAATACTTGCAAAAGTATGACAACTAAAACTGCAAGATTCTTAAAAGGTAGGTTTTAAATTTCAGCCGACTTAATCCATTATCCATTTTAACTTGGTGCTTCTGAAAATTATTTGTTTatgtacttattttatttttcttttggcaTAATTTGTTATATACATAAGTAAGCTTTTTTAACTTGTTACTTGAAGGTTCTTAAAGGGGGCTTCAAGTATTGATGAGCATTTCCGTTCAGCTCCTTTTGAGAAGAATATACCTGTAAGTGTCTTAATGTAAAATCTTCCACTGCAGCTGTTATTCTTTATTACTTACTAGATTAGAATAACTCTACCAGTTATATTATGGGGTTGATGAATTTGTCTAGAATCTATGTATGATGCGATGAAGGTTATGGTATTTTAAACAAGGATGGATTAATCCAGTATAATCTACTTTGTATTTTCCAAGGTAGATAGCCAGACACCAAGTTTATTTTAACTACATATAACACTGTTTTTGCTGATAGAAGTTTGGTTGATAGTTGAATTTCTTTCCTAATTGGTATCAGGATCTGCTTTATGGTATTAATGACATTGTATGATAACATGCTTTGGATGCATAGGTACTTTTGGGTTTGCTAAGCGTATGGAACGTTTCATTTCTTGGATATCCTGCAAGAGTTAGTCTTTCTGCTTCTAACTTCGGTTAAACTTATCATTCCTtggtcctcctcctcctcctttttACATGCTTACAACCCATCATTAATACTTTATGTGTATATAGGCTATTTTACCATACTCCCAGGCCCTCGAGAAATTTGCTCCACACATTCAACAGGCATGTTTGCTGCAACTCCTTTTCCGCTAGGCAGCTTTTTGTGTTTctcccatttttttttttttgggggggggttgTTAAGTGGGAGATTGAATTTGTGctttcaaatattatatattgatAAATCTACTTCAATTCAGGTCAGCATGGAGAGTAATGGCAAGGGGGTGTCAATTGATGGTGTGCCACTTCCTTATGAGGCTGGTGAAATTGATTTTGGTGAACCTGGAACGAATGGCCAGCACAGCTTTTATCAACTAATCCACCAGGTGAATTTTATGTTGCAGAAAGAAGTATATTAGGTGATTCTTGCTTTATATAACATCTTAGACCATCTTAAAGATTTGAGGTGCTAAATTGTTTTATGTCGGGAGACTGGTCCTGGGGTAGTTATTGATCTGCCCATAGGCTACTGTAAATTTGGAAATTTGTGCATAAAATGAAGAGACTAGAAAGCTTTACAAGAGACTGGTCAAGATATGGCACATTATCTTAATTAGTTACCATGAAATAACAAATTGAAGTTCTAAAGTCTGCTTGGAGAACTTTAGCTGGTTCAATAAAAGCTTCTTTTGAATGTTATTCACCAGAATATAGGTTCCATTCATGAGAATTCACTGAGTCTTAATGTAACATATATTTTTCCTTAGCTTTGGTTGAAAAATGTTTCTGTTACTGCTTAACCTCAATGGCTTACAATCagtcaaaaaatataaatagattGGGATGGCTCTTCATTGTGTGATATCTGCAAAATCAAGCACTATACCAAACCTCATTGTGCTGCAGCAATAAGCattttaatttctcatttttacacCTCAGGGACGTGTAATTCCTTGTGATTTCATTGGTATTGTGAAGAGCCAGCAACCTGTGAACCTTAAAGGTATAATCCAATTTATTTCTATATTCAACAGTGTATTTTGTTGTTTCTCTTGTGTTTCTGAGATGGCATTtaacattattattgttattgtcaGGTGAAGTTGTGAGCAACCATGATGAGCTTATGTCCAACTTTTTCGCACAGCCGGATGCCCTAGCATATGGAAAGGTAGTTTTTTGCTTTCTTAGGTATCAGTTATTTCTCTTTAATGTAGCAGTCGATGTCTTTTTTCCATGAATTGTTCCATGAAATCTGTATCGCtgttgaaaaaaaattgattcactGCAGACAGCAGAGCAGTTGCTGAAGGAGAATGTTTCGCAGCATCTTATTCCTCATAAGGTGACTTACTTTCATCTTTTCTACCAAGATTTGGTTCATAATAAAATCATTTGCGTAACTTGTGATGTTATCTTCTGTAGACGTTCTCTGGGAATCGGCCTTCTCTCAGTCTTTTGCTACCATCTCTTAACGCTTACAATATTGGGCAGGTGATTGGTTTCTTCTCTCTAAATTTTTATCGATGAAGCATTTTCCTTGTAACTTGTTACAATTGTTGAGGACTTCTGTCTTATTCATATCGCTCAGCATCACTAACAGCATCACTAAGTCAGATTACTACCTTGTAATTGCAATTTTTCTAGCTTTAATTTTCAAGTATTATAGCACTTAAACGTTTATACGTGTTCTCGCCTGTTCAGTCTAACGCACTTCTTGGCTGCCTCAGCTCTTGGCAAGCTATGAACATAGAGTTGCTGTTGAAGGTTTTGTTTGGGGCATCAATTCTTTTGACCAGTGGGGAGTTGAGTTGGGTAAGGTATGTATCACTAAAGAGCACTGCATTCTGTTCCATATATATAATCATACCGTTCCAACCCCAATGATGCAGGTTTTGCGAAATTTTTccttgcaatttatttttttatactccTGAACTTAAAATAtctatttcatttttataaatgCAGTCACTAGCTACTCAAGTCCGAAAACAGCTTAATGGATCACGTACAAAAAGTGAACCTGTTGAAGGCTTTAATTTTAGTACTACTACGTTGTTAACAAGATATCTACAGGTACAAcaaattcattttatatatacatatatgttggTCCATTTAGAAGTAGAATGTTGACATAAATCTCATCAGAAAGCTTGATTAAACAATAAGGTTTATCGCAAGATATAttacaatatatgtaaaaaaatttagtATTAGATAtaacttctttttttgttttggaaCATGGATATAACTTCTTTAATGGTGAGTAACTATAGCTATGTTAAACTGACTTCGCTTTTTTCCTGAAGTACCTCTGTCTGACACTTACTCTGACAGAGATGGAGATATGATCTTTCAGAAATTCTCGAAATACATGGAAATCTTGggaaaaaaattatcatatcacTGTCGAGTCAGATACATACTCATGTCTGACTAAGATTTACATGCAAGTCGAGTAGCACTTTTTCCACGGAGCCCTATGTTTTTCCAACAATTGCTACACCGTTACTGAAAAGTTATAACATTACTTTTGGCAGGCAAGTTCTGATATTCCAGCTGAGCCACTCACTCTTCTACCTCGGATATAACTGTCTTGGTGCTGTCGGCCTTATTGCGGTATGCCTTGCACTACAGCTTCATCTGTAGTTTGTCCCCATGTTAAGAAGGTTTTCTGGACCTTTTTTGTTATGTTTGGTATATGCGGAGATCCATTGAACCTTGTGGGTTATACGGTGgattttaataaatttacaaCGACTGACTTGGAATACATTTCCTTGCGGCTAAGAGTAGCTCTTTCATAAacttataaaagaataataatataagTTGCTTTGAATTTGAATACGCCAGCCTATGGCGGGTGGCCTATTGGTTTTGGTATAATCCTTTTACAGTTCAAGTCTGGAAGTAAAATCTTTTTCAATAGTGATGATTTATGATTTCTGTTCGATTGCGTGGAAGAAGTCCATTCTACTTCTTTTAACCATCTATGGCCTAttgttaatgtattattttagtttttacatGATAAAAGCTAGTGTTCAATTCTATTCGTGTTTTCCAATGAATTTGACACGCTTCTCTTTGGAACCGAATGTAAACATTACTACCATCGTTTGGTTGTCTAGTATAGTAtaataatataatgaaaatagGTCAACAAGGTTCGGTTAGCAATTGGAATTTTCAGAAAGAAAATCATAAATTGTTGGAAAATAAGCTACTGGTTGgaaactaaataagtaaatatgaaatcataaatttattgCGTTGTGTTAAATCTATTGCCTTAGAAACAAAGTTGTCCTGATCAGTGCCCAAGGTTAATACATTGTTTTAATATTCATACACCTGAATATGGAAGATGAAACTTAAATAGTGTTGTTTTTCTTGGGAAATCATAGTACGATCAATTTTCAGGAAAGTTTGGAGGGGTCGCAGTCGGTCTTACTTAAAGcctaaactttcaaaatgttCTTTAAAGTGATTTCGGGAAAATTTGacaaagtttataagcaaatcaGAGAGGAAGGTGGTAGGGAAAAATGCTTTTAAAGAGAGTTGTGTTTTGTGTTCTGTgtgaaaaatgaggaaatcaacCCTATATTTATAATAGCAACgaaggggcaaaatagtaaaaaGACGCAGGAACAATTTGAAATTGCTCCACTATTTTCATGcccaacaataaaaaaaacaccAGATTTTTCGGAACAGTAAACTAGAAAAAGAATACAATTAAAGAtattattttctgaaaaataataaaatttttatccaaAGGCACGAACCGGAACGGGTAAGCGGCAGCGGCGCATGCATGTGATAGGCATATGGCCCAATTATTCAATAAGAACAAAATGTAAAGTTATATAAAAATCTCTTGATAGTTTGTACTTAACCAATGTGGGATGTACTTACTAACACCAACCCTTTACATTACCAATAATTCCCCACTAATGAAAAgtaatttgaatattttgaaaatacaaggaaaaaaaGAGTTATTTTTCATCAGTTAAAAATGTGAGAAGAGCAACAGTGAAATTAATTGCTTAAGCACTAATATCTTGTGGATTTGAATTAATACATAGTGAAATAAGTGATTCTTCTCTTTAACAAGTGAACTAATCTTGAACTTGTTAAGATAGGAATTAACTCATGACACACAACTAATCTCGGATCCAATTGATATTCCGCAATAACTCAACAAGTTTTAGCTAATGTACCTCAGAATGCTGGTAAGTGCTCTAGAAAAATTGTCCAAAATGTTTTTCATAGAAGGTGGTTAGTTCTTCACACTTACGTAGGTGATTTTAACAAGTCTATCTCAATATAGACCACCCAAATCAAggctatgaaatcattaagagcTTTCATTAAGCTCATCCTCTCAAATTTAAGTTTGgtgaattcatcaagtccatcTCAATAGGACCACCCAAACTCTGGGATATGAACTAGTTAAGAGTAA
This window encodes:
- the LOC107918028 gene encoding glucose-6-phosphate isomerase, cytosolic, with translation MASTTLICDTQPWKDLKAHTEDIKKTHLRDLMNDKERCESMMVEFDGMFLDYSRHCATLETMDKLYKLAEAASLKQQINRMYSGEHINSTENRSVLHVALRAPRDAVINSDGKNVVPDVWNVLDKIKDFSEKVRNGSWVGATGKPLKDVIAIGIGGSFLGPLFVHTALQTDPEAVEFAKGRQLRFLANVDPIDVARNIAGLNPETTLVVVVSKTFTTAETMLNARTLREWISSALGPSAVAKHMVAVSTNLTLVEKFGIDPNNAFAFWDWVGGRYSVCSAVGVLPLSLQYGFSIVEKFLKGASSIDEHFRSAPFEKNIPVLLGLLSVWNVSFLGYPARAILPYSQALEKFAPHIQQVSMESNGKGVSIDGVPLPYEAGEIDFGEPGTNGQHSFYQLIHQGRVIPCDFIGIVKSQQPVNLKGEVVSNHDELMSNFFAQPDALAYGKTAEQLLKENVSQHLIPHKTFSGNRPSLSLLLPSLNAYNIGQLLASYEHRVAVEGFVWGINSFDQWGVELGKSLATQVRKQLNGSRTKSEPVEGFNFSTTTLLTRYLQASSDIPAEPLTLLPRI